A section of the Pimelobacter simplex genome encodes:
- a CDS encoding SCO6880 family protein, which produces MTTYADYQRDRIGWFFGLSGGQLMFLALASLPAFWAISRGAWFSAFLFALVWVFLLAITVIPVRGRSATGWVFASTMYAVGGLFGWTSFRAKATQGRGEDLDTPDLPGVLQGVQIHDGPPHGSQLQRVAIIEDHAMKTWAVTASIVHPGIGMKDTEERARYGEALAGLLDVAGRTEKVDEILFMVRTVPEDGAERDLWVNRHRRPNAPELSEVVNSDLAHGLTQASVRTEQFVTIVVPETRIARSAKESGGGFEGRCRELYLLMGEIEAQLRGPMGMTTVRWLTSPELALACRTGFAPGDRAGIVEALSLREHDPHANPPVNADVPWAMAGPSGADATVRHYSHDAWNSVSATIKLPTRGVAMGALAPMLTPSEFGERRSFVVAYPIVSQSKADRQSGNAEWAADLAEGMNEKLGRKTRAKQRDEAHKARGLDAKLARGNSLTRPYGVCTVTVPKSMRITEFGRRLDASVRRAGFAPLRLDLAQDVGFAASTIPLGTSLTRSGDA; this is translated from the coding sequence ATGACCACCTACGCCGACTACCAGCGCGACCGCATCGGCTGGTTCTTCGGCCTCTCCGGAGGCCAGCTGATGTTCCTGGCGCTGGCCAGCCTGCCGGCGTTCTGGGCGATCAGCCGCGGAGCGTGGTTCTCCGCGTTCCTGTTCGCCCTGGTCTGGGTGTTCCTGCTGGCCATCACCGTGATCCCGGTCCGCGGCCGCTCGGCCACCGGATGGGTGTTCGCCTCGACGATGTACGCCGTCGGGGGCCTGTTCGGCTGGACCTCGTTCCGCGCCAAGGCCACCCAGGGCCGCGGCGAGGACCTCGACACCCCGGACCTGCCCGGAGTGCTCCAGGGCGTCCAGATCCACGACGGCCCGCCGCACGGCTCGCAGCTGCAGCGCGTAGCGATCATCGAGGACCACGCCATGAAGACCTGGGCGGTCACGGCCTCGATCGTGCACCCCGGCATCGGCATGAAGGACACCGAGGAGCGCGCCCGCTACGGCGAGGCGCTCGCCGGGCTGCTCGATGTCGCCGGTCGCACCGAGAAGGTCGACGAGATCCTCTTCATGGTGCGCACCGTCCCCGAGGACGGTGCCGAGCGCGACCTGTGGGTCAACCGCCACCGCCGCCCCAACGCACCGGAGCTGTCAGAGGTCGTCAACAGCGACCTGGCCCACGGCCTCACCCAGGCATCGGTGCGCACCGAGCAGTTCGTGACGATCGTGGTCCCGGAAACCAGGATCGCCCGGTCGGCCAAAGAGTCCGGGGGCGGTTTCGAGGGCCGCTGCCGCGAGCTCTACCTGCTCATGGGTGAGATCGAGGCCCAGCTGCGCGGCCCGATGGGGATGACGACGGTGCGCTGGCTCACCAGCCCCGAGCTCGCGCTGGCCTGCCGGACCGGGTTCGCCCCCGGTGACCGCGCCGGCATCGTCGAGGCGCTGTCGCTGCGGGAGCACGATCCGCACGCCAACCCGCCGGTCAATGCGGATGTCCCGTGGGCGATGGCCGGCCCCTCGGGTGCCGACGCCACGGTGCGGCACTACAGCCACGACGCTTGGAACTCGGTCAGCGCCACCATCAAGCTCCCGACCCGCGGCGTGGCCATGGGTGCTCTCGCACCGATGCTCACTCCCAGCGAGTTCGGCGAGCGGCGGTCGTTCGTCGTTGCGTACCCGATCGTGTCCCAGTCCAAGGCCGACAGGCAGTCCGGCAACGCTGAGTGGGCAGCGGACCTGGCCGAGGGGATGAACGAGAAGCTTGGCCGCAAGACCCGCGCCAAGCAGCGCGACGAGGCCCACAAGGCCCGCGGTCTGGACGCCAAGCTGGCCCGCGGCAACTCGTTGACCCGGCCCTACGGCGTGTGCACGGTCACCGTTCCCAAGTCGATGCGGATCACCGAGTTCGGGCGCCGCCTGGACGCCTCGGTCCGCCGCGCCGGGTTCGCGCCCCTGCGCCTCGATCTCGCCCAGGACGTCGGTTTCGCCGCGTCCACCATCCCCCTCGGCACGAGCCTGACCCGAAGCGGAGACGCCTGA
- a CDS encoding type IV secretion system protein, which produces MSAVIIANVTAGLRASRLGDVVRAALAVLALTTLLGAATTLQPPAAAASEQAVSAAHLAPVVGAGTLPARNVKMGCPGPDALCDLGGDALDCAKDPIDCGKDVAGDVKDGAGDLLPDGCGILDAICGNIGGLPGLPGVPGLPGIPGLPNVGDLFGGGIPGLGDIPNPFEAIGDVIAKAAADAWTAAMLAIWNSGLFVLRIVLTFSELFLTPDLSADGPGKDVYAFTLWLALSVVVILAMIQLGAAAFKREGKGLARAFIGAGQFVLVCACWFGYCVMIIAACGALTKALMKSLLKVQTWPDWDPLSGLGIDDITDAGVATALAFLGIFLWLAAIGHVLVYLARAASLLVLTATGPLAAAGLVSDFTRSWFWKSLRWFHAAAFTPVLMVMVLGIGVQFANGVAAHLAEDTAKAFGTALPAVMTILISVVAPLSLFKLLAFVDPGTPSGASFRQGMAIQGGLQGLLGGGGAGGGSWAASTTDANGRSSGEQSAEASTGDRFSKSTQGALGSFGPVGQALSTGMGWINSAGAKATSLMSDETNQAGVGQSTYGPDFSGMGGRQSGGQSCGQGGTHPGSQNGDQSDGDSSMPTPPAPPVPPTPPTLPTGGGPGGGSGGGQGGGGAGAAPKTPAAGGGGAAGGAGGAGAAAGGIPPVAV; this is translated from the coding sequence GTGAGCGCCGTCATTATCGCCAACGTCACCGCTGGGCTCCGGGCGAGCCGACTCGGCGACGTGGTGCGGGCGGCCTTGGCGGTCCTGGCACTCACCACGCTCCTCGGAGCTGCCACGACCCTCCAGCCTCCCGCCGCAGCGGCTAGCGAGCAAGCCGTCAGCGCGGCGCACCTCGCCCCGGTCGTCGGCGCAGGCACGCTGCCGGCCCGCAACGTCAAGATGGGCTGCCCGGGGCCCGACGCCCTGTGCGACCTCGGCGGCGACGCTCTCGACTGCGCCAAGGACCCGATCGACTGTGGGAAAGACGTCGCCGGCGATGTGAAGGACGGTGCCGGCGACCTGCTCCCCGACGGATGCGGGATCCTCGACGCGATCTGCGGCAACATCGGCGGGCTGCCCGGGCTCCCGGGCGTCCCTGGGTTGCCTGGAATCCCCGGGCTGCCCAACGTCGGTGACCTCTTCGGTGGCGGCATCCCCGGTCTGGGCGACATCCCCAACCCGTTCGAGGCGATCGGCGACGTCATCGCCAAGGCCGCGGCGGACGCCTGGACCGCGGCTATGCTCGCGATCTGGAACTCCGGCCTGTTCGTGCTGCGCATCGTGCTCACGTTCAGTGAGCTGTTCTTGACCCCGGACCTGAGTGCTGACGGCCCGGGCAAGGACGTCTACGCCTTCACTCTGTGGCTGGCGCTGTCCGTGGTGGTCATCTTGGCGATGATCCAGCTGGGCGCCGCGGCCTTCAAGCGCGAGGGCAAGGGCCTCGCCCGGGCTTTCATCGGGGCCGGCCAGTTCGTCTTGGTGTGCGCCTGTTGGTTCGGGTACTGCGTCATGATCATCGCGGCCTGCGGGGCGCTGACCAAGGCTCTGATGAAGTCGCTGCTCAAGGTGCAGACCTGGCCGGACTGGGACCCGCTCAGCGGGCTCGGCATCGACGACATCACCGACGCCGGCGTGGCCACCGCGCTGGCTTTCCTCGGGATCTTCCTGTGGCTGGCCGCCATCGGGCACGTCCTGGTTTACCTGGCCCGTGCGGCGTCCCTGCTGGTGCTCACCGCCACGGGGCCGCTCGCGGCCGCCGGCCTGGTCTCGGACTTCACCCGCTCCTGGTTCTGGAAGTCGCTGCGCTGGTTCCACGCCGCGGCGTTCACCCCAGTGTTAATGGTGATGGTGCTGGGCATTGGCGTGCAGTTCGCCAACGGAGTCGCCGCCCACCTGGCCGAAGACACCGCCAAGGCGTTCGGCACCGCGCTGCCGGCCGTGATGACGATCCTGATCAGCGTCGTCGCACCGCTGTCCCTGTTCAAGCTCCTGGCCTTCGTCGACCCCGGCACCCCCAGCGGCGCGTCGTTCCGCCAGGGCATGGCCATCCAGGGCGGCCTCCAGGGCCTGCTCGGCGGCGGTGGTGCCGGCGGCGGATCGTGGGCTGCGTCGACCACCGACGCCAACGGTCGCTCCTCGGGCGAGCAGAGCGCCGAGGCCTCGACCGGCGACCGGTTCAGCAAGTCGACCCAGGGCGCTCTGGGCAGCTTTGGCCCGGTCGGCCAGGCGCTGTCGACCGGCATGGGCTGGATCAACTCCGCCGGCGCGAAGGCGACCTCTCTGATGTCGGACGAGACCAACCAGGCCGGTGTCGGCCAGAGCACCTACGGCCCCGACTTCAGCGGCATGGGTGGACGGCAGTCCGGTGGCCAGTCGTGCGGCCAGGGCGGGACCCACCCCGGGTCGCAGAACGGCGACCAGAGCGACGGGGACTCCTCGATGCCGACCCCGCCCGCGCCTCCTGTGCCGCCCACCCCGCCGACGCTGCCCACCGGCGGCGGACCCGGCGGTGGCTCGGGTGGCGGCCAGGGCGGCGGGGGAGCGGGCGCAGCTCCCAAGACCCCGGCCGCTGGAGGCGGGGGAGCCGCCGGCGGTGCTGGCGGCGCCGGCGCTGCAGCTGGCGGCATCCCACCGGTGGCGGTGTAG
- a CDS encoding CHAT domain-containing protein encodes MARSDTLRREIASLEAKKAGFSKVIAAQEKIAATAREAARKKREQASRSKSATTVRTALAAAEREEKKAAAAEDKIAKARKDIATADKSIASKTTSLRTAEASERRSAESARRRDDTRRRRDEINHARAVAQASAPPAQVRYVEVTPPRPEQLRVLYLTANPDATEKTVTSPDGSVVEQGAWLRVDQEVRQVKQGLRGSKYRDLVVVEHAPAATFNDLLDGLNDHRPHVVHFSGHADTLGVWMDNEAGDTDGHDVDFSLLARLLGATDEPPRLVVLNACESIEGADDLLQTVPLVIGMSDALDDTAAIVFARSFYAALASAQSVASAVEQAKVQMLAASMIDADQADDSTLPTLRARDDVDPATLILVTPPHAAS; translated from the coding sequence ATGGCGCGCAGCGACACACTCCGAAGGGAGATCGCGAGCCTAGAGGCAAAGAAGGCTGGCTTCTCGAAGGTGATCGCCGCGCAGGAGAAGATCGCCGCCACTGCTCGCGAGGCGGCGCGGAAGAAGCGCGAACAGGCCAGTCGCTCCAAGAGCGCCACCACAGTTAGGACGGCTCTTGCAGCGGCCGAGCGCGAGGAGAAGAAGGCCGCGGCCGCCGAGGACAAGATTGCGAAGGCGCGGAAGGACATAGCGACGGCCGACAAGAGCATCGCTTCGAAGACCACGTCTCTCCGCACGGCTGAGGCGTCGGAGCGGAGGAGCGCGGAGAGTGCGCGGCGCCGCGACGACACCCGCCGCCGTCGAGACGAGATCAACCACGCTCGGGCCGTGGCGCAGGCAAGCGCTCCGCCGGCGCAGGTTCGCTACGTCGAGGTCACACCACCCCGGCCGGAGCAGCTCCGCGTCCTCTACCTCACCGCCAACCCAGACGCGACCGAGAAAACGGTGACGAGCCCCGACGGTTCTGTTGTTGAGCAAGGCGCCTGGCTGCGCGTAGACCAAGAGGTTCGGCAGGTGAAGCAGGGGCTTCGAGGCTCGAAGTATCGCGACCTCGTCGTCGTTGAGCACGCTCCCGCGGCGACGTTCAACGATCTCCTGGACGGACTCAATGACCACCGTCCGCACGTCGTGCACTTCTCGGGCCACGCCGACACGCTCGGCGTGTGGATGGATAACGAGGCTGGTGACACGGACGGACACGACGTCGATTTCTCGCTCCTAGCGCGGCTGCTTGGCGCGACCGACGAGCCACCGCGGCTCGTTGTTCTCAACGCATGCGAGAGCATCGAGGGAGCCGACGATCTGCTGCAGACCGTCCCGTTGGTGATCGGCATGTCCGACGCGCTTGATGACACTGCTGCGATCGTTTTCGCAAGGTCCTTCTATGCCGCGCTGGCCTCGGCGCAGTCCGTCGCTTCGGCGGTCGAGCAGGCCAAGGTGCAGATGCTCGCGGCGTCGATGATCGACGCGGATCAGGCGGACGATTCCACGCTCCCGACCCTTCGTGCACGCGATGATGTTGATCCGGCGACGCTCATCCTGGTGACACCGCCGCACGCCGCGAGCTAA
- a CDS encoding type I restriction-modification system subunit M: MTEDEARAAALALLPRRQDALTLSELEQYLASAADLLRGSIDQADFKAYIFPLMFFKRISDVYLEEYAQALDESGGDHEFALFAENHRFAIPEGSLWGDVRSHTQHIGTALQTAFREIEKANPDTLYGIFGNASWTNKDKLPDRRLADLIEHFSAQPLTNAAVAPDVFGNAYEYLIKRFADQSNKKAGEYYTPRSIVGLLVNILNPQEGETVYDPACGTGGMLIEVIDHVKAAGGNPKTLWSKLFGQEKVLATSAIARMNLLLHGVEDFKIVREDTLRNPAFYSGNHLAQFDCVVANPPFSLKNWGYPEWGSDKWGRNQLGGVPPKGYADWAWVQHMLTSAKPTNGRVAVVLPQGALFRQGAEARIRTHILKADLVDAVIGLAPNLFYGTGLAACVLILRHHKEPDERGKVLFINGEDLFKRGRNQNTFEPDHAQTILDAYELYGYTDGRSRVVDLAEIAANDFNLNIPLYVAPADSGEKLTLADALSHLEAAHAQATQTRAALEAELAKWGLST; this comes from the coding sequence ATGACCGAGGACGAGGCGCGCGCGGCTGCGCTCGCCCTGCTGCCGCGGCGCCAGGACGCCCTCACTCTTTCCGAGCTGGAGCAGTACCTCGCCTCGGCGGCGGATCTGCTGCGCGGCAGCATCGATCAGGCCGACTTCAAGGCGTACATCTTCCCGCTGATGTTCTTCAAGCGGATCAGCGACGTCTACCTCGAGGAGTACGCCCAGGCGCTCGATGAGTCCGGCGGTGACCATGAGTTCGCTCTGTTCGCGGAGAACCACCGGTTCGCGATTCCCGAGGGCAGTCTGTGGGGCGACGTCCGCAGCCACACACAACACATCGGGACCGCGCTCCAGACGGCGTTCCGCGAGATCGAGAAGGCCAACCCCGACACGCTCTACGGCATCTTCGGCAACGCCAGCTGGACCAACAAGGACAAGCTGCCTGACCGAAGACTCGCTGATCTCATCGAGCACTTCTCCGCCCAGCCGCTCACCAACGCAGCCGTGGCACCGGACGTGTTCGGCAATGCGTATGAGTACCTGATCAAGCGATTTGCCGACCAATCCAACAAGAAGGCGGGCGAGTACTACACCCCGCGCTCGATCGTCGGGCTGCTCGTCAACATCCTCAACCCTCAGGAGGGCGAGACGGTCTACGACCCAGCCTGCGGCACCGGCGGTATGCTGATCGAGGTCATCGACCATGTGAAGGCCGCGGGCGGCAACCCGAAGACACTGTGGAGCAAGCTCTTCGGGCAGGAGAAGGTGCTCGCCACTTCGGCGATCGCCCGGATGAACCTGCTGCTCCACGGCGTCGAGGACTTCAAGATCGTCCGCGAGGACACCCTGCGCAACCCCGCTTTCTACAGCGGGAACCACCTCGCCCAGTTCGACTGCGTCGTCGCCAACCCACCGTTCTCGTTGAAGAACTGGGGCTACCCCGAGTGGGGGTCGGACAAGTGGGGACGCAACCAGCTCGGTGGTGTCCCACCCAAGGGGTACGCGGACTGGGCGTGGGTGCAGCACATGCTCACCTCGGCGAAGCCGACGAACGGTCGCGTCGCCGTCGTCCTGCCGCAAGGTGCGCTGTTCCGCCAGGGCGCCGAGGCCCGCATCCGCACGCACATCCTCAAGGCCGATCTCGTCGATGCCGTCATCGGGCTCGCGCCCAACCTGTTCTACGGGACCGGACTGGCCGCCTGTGTGCTGATCCTGCGCCACCACAAGGAGCCTGACGAGCGCGGCAAGGTCCTGTTCATCAACGGCGAGGACCTTTTCAAGCGCGGCCGCAACCAGAACACCTTTGAGCCCGATCACGCCCAGACGATCTTGGATGCCTACGAGTTGTACGGCTATACAGATGGTCGGTCCCGCGTGGTCGACCTGGCGGAGATCGCAGCCAACGACTTCAACCTCAACATCCCGCTCTACGTCGCACCCGCCGACTCCGGCGAGAAGCTGACCCTCGCCGACGCCCTGTCCCACCTGGAAGCAGCACACGCGCAAGCGACTCAGACTCGCGCAGCGCTGGAAGCCGAGCTCGCGAAGTGGGGGCTTTCAACATGA
- a CDS encoding type I restriction-modification system subunit M produces MSRQISQRELEAYLWGAAIVLRGLIDAGDYKQYIFPLVFLKRISDVYDEEHAAAMEVYDDEELADLPENHRFAIPDGSHWDDIRGLTQNIGTNLLHAMRAIEKANPDTLPGVFGDGDWGNKDLLPDSTLSDLIEHFSTKTLSIANLPEDELGNGYEYLIKKFADDSGHTAQEFYTNRTLVHLMTMMLEPQPGESVYDPTCGTGGMLISTAAEVKRQGKEWRNLRLYGQELNYGTSAIARMNLFLHGITDGHVAHGDTLSRPAFLNAKGGLQTFDVVLANPPYSIKAWNRDAFAKDRYGRNLWGVPPQNTADYAFIQHIAKSLDPDAGRAAILLPHGVLHRVGEAAIRRAMIESDLVEAVIGLAHGLFYNSGMEAIVLILNARKPAGRRRKVLFVDAKRAYYRDGPQSFLSDAHQTEILDAYRSFEVKPGFAAIADLDAISAKGNTLAISAYVAGPEVADAAAAAPIEDTVGNWRAAAAASDAAVKDVIAMLRAEVSA; encoded by the coding sequence ATGAGCCGGCAGATCAGCCAGCGCGAGTTGGAGGCCTACCTGTGGGGCGCAGCGATCGTGCTCCGGGGCCTCATCGACGCAGGCGACTACAAGCAGTACATCTTTCCGCTCGTCTTCCTGAAGCGGATCTCCGACGTCTACGACGAGGAGCACGCCGCCGCCATGGAGGTGTACGACGACGAGGAGCTCGCCGACCTCCCCGAGAACCACCGCTTCGCCATCCCAGACGGCTCCCACTGGGACGACATCCGCGGCCTCACCCAGAACATCGGGACCAACCTTCTGCACGCGATGCGCGCCATCGAGAAGGCCAACCCCGACACCCTGCCAGGAGTCTTCGGCGACGGCGACTGGGGCAACAAGGACCTGCTCCCCGACTCGACCCTCAGCGACCTGATTGAGCACTTCTCCACCAAGACGCTCTCGATCGCCAACCTGCCCGAAGACGAGCTCGGCAACGGCTACGAGTACCTGATCAAGAAGTTCGCCGACGACTCGGGACACACCGCCCAGGAGTTCTACACCAACCGCACACTCGTGCACCTCATGACAATGATGCTCGAACCCCAACCCGGGGAGTCGGTCTACGACCCGACCTGCGGCACCGGCGGAATGCTCATCTCAACCGCGGCCGAGGTGAAGCGACAGGGCAAGGAGTGGCGCAACCTGCGTCTCTACGGGCAGGAACTCAACTATGGGACCTCCGCCATCGCCCGGATGAACCTGTTCCTCCACGGCATCACAGACGGCCACGTCGCCCACGGCGACACCCTCAGCCGACCGGCATTCCTCAACGCCAAAGGCGGGTTGCAGACCTTCGACGTCGTGCTCGCCAACCCGCCGTACTCGATCAAGGCATGGAACCGCGATGCCTTCGCGAAGGACCGATACGGGCGCAACTTGTGGGGAGTCCCGCCGCAGAACACCGCCGACTACGCCTTCATCCAGCACATCGCCAAGAGCCTCGACCCGGACGCCGGTCGAGCGGCGATCCTCCTTCCTCATGGGGTCCTGCACCGTGTTGGTGAGGCGGCGATACGCCGAGCCATGATCGAGTCTGATCTCGTAGAAGCGGTCATCGGGCTGGCCCATGGCCTCTTCTACAACTCGGGCATGGAAGCGATCGTCCTAATCCTCAACGCCCGAAAGCCTGCGGGTCGGCGACGCAAGGTGCTCTTCGTCGATGCGAAGCGGGCCTACTACCGAGACGGCCCCCAGTCCTTCCTTAGCGACGCTCACCAGACCGAGATCCTGGATGCCTATCGCAGCTTCGAGGTCAAGCCAGGATTCGCCGCGATCGCGGACCTGGATGCGATCTCCGCAAAGGGCAACACCCTCGCGATTTCCGCCTACGTCGCCGGACCCGAGGTCGCCGACGCAGCGGCGGCTGCACCTATTGAGGACACGGTTGGCAATTGGCGCGCGGCAGCGGCGGCATCGGATGCGGCCGTCAAGGACGTCATCGCGATGCTCCGGGCAGAGGTGTCCGCGTGA
- a CDS encoding restriction endonuclease subunit S: MSLNMDKCTWKRVRLGDVITRSRKQVDPIEAGIERYVAGGHIASDSITVERWGDPTDGQMGSTFRYVFQPDQILFVSARPYLRKMGVVAFSGVVADKTYVLDAIPENGLLQEFLPFVLSSDRFVEYATSEATGSMNPRLLWGPLQRYEFDLPPLQEQKRIADLLWAVENESRARAGAVNAWQELRAAHLQDRMHSIAATSGTVDLDALIEPGRPITYGILMPGTGHPGGVPVVKVRDFPEGHIKEEGLLLTSPELAYEYRRSTLKSGDLLISIRGTVGRLAEVPASLDGANITQDTARLTIAPEHDRRFVRLVLESDFVRTQIRRHTTGLAVKGLNIGALRKLQIPVPSVGSSEHDLVREAAEIEEAIRRAEDTLSASRDLGTALLAEVFGDD; the protein is encoded by the coding sequence GTGAGCCTCAACATGGACAAGTGCACATGGAAGCGCGTCCGTCTCGGCGACGTGATCACGCGCTCGCGCAAACAGGTCGACCCTATCGAGGCAGGGATCGAGCGCTACGTCGCCGGCGGCCACATCGCCAGCGACTCGATCACAGTCGAACGCTGGGGTGACCCGACCGACGGGCAGATGGGCTCCACCTTCCGGTATGTCTTCCAGCCCGATCAGATCCTCTTCGTCTCGGCTCGCCCCTACCTGCGCAAGATGGGCGTCGTCGCCTTCTCTGGTGTCGTAGCCGATAAGACGTACGTCCTTGACGCCATTCCCGAGAACGGTCTGCTTCAGGAGTTCTTGCCGTTCGTCCTCTCCTCCGACCGGTTCGTCGAGTACGCGACCAGCGAGGCCACCGGGTCAATGAACCCTCGCCTGCTTTGGGGGCCACTACAACGCTACGAGTTCGACCTACCGCCCCTCCAGGAGCAGAAGCGCATCGCCGACCTTCTCTGGGCCGTCGAGAACGAATCACGGGCCCGCGCCGGTGCAGTGAACGCGTGGCAAGAGTTGCGGGCTGCCCACTTGCAGGACCGGATGCACTCCATCGCTGCGACCTCGGGCACCGTGGACTTGGACGCCCTGATCGAGCCTGGGCGCCCCATCACGTACGGCATCCTGATGCCCGGCACTGGGCACCCCGGTGGTGTTCCTGTCGTCAAGGTGAGGGATTTCCCGGAGGGTCATATCAAGGAAGAGGGACTCCTCCTCACCTCGCCGGAGCTTGCATATGAGTATCGACGATCGACCCTGAAGTCCGGTGACCTTCTCATTTCGATCCGAGGAACCGTTGGCCGCCTTGCGGAGGTTCCCGCATCGCTCGATGGCGCCAACATCACGCAGGACACGGCTCGGCTGACGATTGCACCTGAGCATGACCGTAGATTCGTGCGACTCGTGCTGGAGTCAGACTTTGTCAGAACACAGATCCGCCGGCATACGACTGGACTTGCCGTAAAGGGCCTGAACATTGGCGCCCTTCGGAAACTGCAAATCCCCGTCCCGAGTGTTGGCTCGAGCGAGCACGACCTCGTTCGAGAGGCGGCTGAGATCGAGGAGGCGATCAGACGGGCCGAGGACACCCTCTCGGCGTCCCGGGATCTGGGCACTGCACTTCTAGCCGAAGTCTTCGGTGATGACTGA